A section of the Bryobacteraceae bacterium genome encodes:
- a CDS encoding nucleotide-binding protein translates to MARRFPAPELVIITGLSGSGKGTVLKALEDHGYYAVDNLPVDLIPKFAELTRDSPNIRRAALVVDIREREHLHRLPEIIAGVRKKLRTRLVFLEADEEALVRRYSETRRPHPLGGARSLLRSVRLERQQLAGIRELADYVINTSELNVHELRRKVAETFCAEDESGLQIYVMSFGFKHGLPPESDLVFDVRFLPNPNYIPELKRLTGRHQAVARYVKSFPQTGEFLERITSLLLYLIPHYVAEGKSYLTIAFGCTGGRHRSVMIAGEVQRRLKKAGYWVRLTHRDIEKE, encoded by the coding sequence ATGGCGCGACGGTTCCCTGCGCCCGAGCTGGTGATCATCACCGGCCTGAGCGGATCGGGCAAGGGAACCGTCCTGAAGGCGCTCGAGGACCACGGCTATTATGCGGTCGACAACCTGCCGGTCGACCTGATTCCGAAGTTCGCCGAACTGACCCGGGACTCGCCCAACATCCGGCGCGCGGCCCTGGTGGTGGACATCCGCGAGCGGGAGCATCTGCACCGGCTGCCGGAGATCATCGCGGGCGTCCGCAAGAAGCTGCGAACACGGCTGGTGTTTCTGGAAGCCGACGAAGAGGCGCTGGTCCGCCGCTACAGCGAAACACGGCGGCCTCATCCGCTGGGCGGCGCGCGCAGTCTGCTGCGAAGCGTGCGGCTGGAGCGGCAGCAACTGGCGGGCATCCGCGAGCTGGCTGATTACGTCATCAACACAAGCGAGCTGAACGTTCATGAGCTGCGGCGCAAGGTGGCGGAGACCTTCTGCGCCGAGGACGAATCCGGGCTTCAGATCTACGTGATGAGTTTCGGATTCAAGCACGGGCTGCCGCCGGAAAGCGACCTCGTGTTTGACGTCCGATTCCTGCCGAATCCGAACTACATTCCGGAGCTCAAGCGCCTCACCGGCCGGCATCAGGCGGTGGCCCGTTATGTGAAGAGCTTCCCGCAGACGGGCGAGTTCCTGGAACGCATCACCTCGTTGTTGCTGTACCTGATTCCTCATTACGTGGCCGAGGGCAAGAGCTACCTCACCATCGCCTTCGGCTGCACCGGCGGGCGGCACCGCTCGGTGATGATCGCCGGCGAGGTGCAGCGGCGGCTGAAAAAGGCCGGCTATTGGGTCCGGCTGACCCATCGCGACATCGAAAAGGAGTAG
- a CDS encoding protein-serine/threonine phosphatase has protein sequence MLSSFGLSDVGCVRTNNEDSFLVDPGLGLYIVADGMGGAEAGEVASQMAVQSVHSFLKSTSIRDAETLVRAIEHANQRILDAANADPRLRGMGTTLVCLLETGNECVVANVGDSRAWILQGESLEQLTQDMSWVNEVGRPLGISEENLRTHPMRHVLTMALGVSPELRVQVFPVELLPGSLILLSTDGLHGVVSEEEIREILLRPISLEERAHLLIEAARKAGGPDNITVVLVQH, from the coding sequence GTGCTCTCATCTTTCGGGCTCAGCGACGTCGGTTGCGTCAGAACGAATAACGAGGATTCCTTCCTGGTCGATCCAGGCCTCGGGCTGTATATCGTTGCCGACGGCATGGGCGGCGCCGAAGCCGGTGAAGTGGCCTCGCAGATGGCGGTGCAGAGCGTCCACTCGTTTCTGAAATCCACCTCCATCCGCGATGCGGAGACCCTGGTCCGGGCCATTGAGCACGCCAACCAGCGGATTCTGGACGCGGCCAATGCCGACCCGCGGCTCCGGGGCATGGGCACAACGCTGGTCTGCCTGCTGGAAACCGGCAATGAGTGCGTTGTAGCGAACGTCGGAGACAGCCGCGCGTGGATATTGCAGGGCGAGTCGCTCGAACAGCTCACGCAGGACATGTCCTGGGTGAACGAAGTGGGGCGGCCGCTGGGCATTAGCGAGGAAAATCTGCGGACGCATCCCATGCGGCATGTTCTCACCATGGCGCTGGGAGTGAGCCCGGAGCTGCGCGTTCAGGTCTTTCCCGTGGAGCTGCTTCCAGGCAGCCTGATCCTTCTTTCGACCGACGGCCTGCACGGGGTGGTCAGCGAAGAAGAAATTCGGGAGATTCTACTTCGCCCGATATCTTTGGAGGAGCGCGCCCACTTACTTATTGAGGCGGCGCGCAAGGCCGGCGGCCCGGACAACATCACCGTCGTCCTGGTCCAGCACTGA
- a CDS encoding hydroxymethylpyrimidine/phosphomethylpyrimidine kinase has protein sequence MSDTEGVKPVALTIAGSDPSGGAGIQADLKTFHQFGVYGEAAVTLVTVQNTRNVFEVFCLEPRLVQAQVESVIDDIPPQAAKTGALGNAAIIEAVAEVAARLRAPLIVDPVMISKHGAPLIAAGARPVLVSRLLPHAALITPNLHEASALAGCEITGMRQMEEAARRIFDRTGASVLVKGGHLEGEAVDVLFHRGEIRHYRSPRYGTQHTHGTGCTYSAAITACLALGLELPEAVARAKRFISEAIRTNPGLGGGSGPVNHHAAVE, from the coding sequence TTGAGTGACACTGAGGGAGTGAAGCCTGTCGCGCTGACCATCGCGGGGTCCGATCCGAGCGGCGGGGCCGGCATCCAGGCCGACCTGAAGACATTCCATCAGTTTGGCGTTTACGGGGAAGCCGCCGTGACACTGGTGACGGTGCAGAACACCCGAAACGTTTTCGAGGTGTTTTGTCTGGAACCGCGGCTGGTGCAGGCGCAGGTGGAGTCGGTGATCGATGACATTCCGCCGCAGGCGGCCAAGACCGGCGCGTTGGGCAACGCCGCCATCATTGAGGCCGTGGCGGAGGTGGCCGCGCGGCTGCGCGCCCCGCTGATCGTCGACCCGGTGATGATTTCCAAACACGGCGCGCCGCTCATCGCCGCCGGCGCGCGGCCGGTGCTCGTCAGCCGGCTGCTGCCGCACGCGGCGCTGATTACGCCGAACCTGCATGAAGCCTCGGCCCTGGCCGGCTGCGAAATCACGGGCATGCGCCAGATGGAAGAGGCCGCGCGGCGGATTTTTGACCGAACGGGCGCGTCGGTGCTCGTGAAGGGCGGCCATCTGGAGGGAGAGGCGGTGGACGTGCTGTTTCACCGGGGCGAGATCCGGCACTATCGATCGCCGAGATACGGGACGCAGCACACGCATGGGACAGGCTGCACCTACTCGGCGGCCATCACGGCCTGTCTGGCCCTCGGCCTCGAGTTGCCCGAGGCAGTAGCCCGAGCCAAACGTTTCATCTCTGAGGCGATCCGGACAAATCCCGGGCTGGGCGGCGGTTCCGGCCCGGTGAACCACCACGCTGCCGTTGAATGA
- the nadA gene encoding quinolinate synthase A gives MPLLQTVVDEILDLKRERNAILLAHHYQEPEIQELADAIGDSLELARRAQSFDGDVIAFCGVWFMAETAKILNPRKTVVVPDAEAGCSLVESCTADQLRAWKRKHPDHAVVSYINTSAEVKAESDIICTSRNAVKVVESIPPERPILFVPDVNLGRYVQQQTGRANITLWQGTCIVHATFAGRRLAAAKMEHPAALVAAHPECPPEVLRQADFIGSTSAIIDWIVAHPGREFIIMTESGVEHTLKRRAPDKRYYFVPNEQCNCSECPYMKRNTLEKLRDALRKLEPRVELSPELIERARLPLERMLALR, from the coding sequence ATGCCTCTTTTGCAGACAGTTGTCGACGAGATTCTGGACCTGAAGCGGGAGCGCAACGCGATTCTGCTGGCGCACCACTATCAGGAGCCGGAGATCCAGGAGCTGGCCGACGCCATCGGCGACAGCCTGGAACTGGCCCGGCGCGCCCAGAGCTTCGACGGCGATGTGATCGCTTTTTGCGGCGTCTGGTTCATGGCGGAAACGGCGAAGATCCTGAACCCGCGGAAGACCGTGGTGGTACCGGATGCCGAAGCGGGGTGCAGCCTGGTGGAGTCCTGCACGGCGGACCAGTTGCGCGCCTGGAAGCGGAAGCACCCGGACCATGCCGTGGTCAGCTACATCAACACGTCGGCCGAGGTGAAGGCGGAAAGCGACATCATCTGCACGTCGCGCAATGCGGTGAAGGTGGTCGAGTCGATTCCGCCGGAGCGGCCCATCCTGTTTGTGCCGGACGTCAACCTGGGCCGGTACGTGCAACAGCAGACCGGGCGCGCGAACATCACGCTGTGGCAGGGGACATGCATCGTCCATGCCACGTTCGCCGGGCGCCGGCTGGCGGCGGCGAAAATGGAGCATCCGGCCGCGCTGGTGGCGGCGCATCCGGAGTGTCCGCCCGAGGTGCTGCGGCAGGCGGATTTCATCGGCTCGACGTCGGCGATCATCGACTGGATCGTGGCGCATCCGGGCCGCGAGTTCATCATCATGACCGAGAGCGGCGTCGAGCACACGCTGAAGCGGCGCGCGCCGGACAAGCGCTACTACTTCGTCCCCAACGAGCAGTGCAATTGCAGCGAGTGCCCGTACATGAAGCGCAACACGCTGGAGAAGCTGCGCGACGCGCTGCGGAAGCTGGAACCGCGGGTGGAGCTGAGCCCGGAGCTGATCGAACGGGCGCGGCTGCCGCTCGAACGAATGCTGGCGCTGCGGTAA
- the moaA gene encoding GTP 3',8-cyclase yields the protein MQIQPEPLTDGYGRVHDNLRVSVTDRCNIRCFYCMPERDVEFVPRAEILTFEEIERFVRIAATLGVRKVRITGGEPLVRRGLEELVRRLAGIEGIQDIALTTNGVLLAEQAGRLYRAGLRRLNVHLDTLDRERFRQITRRDELGRVLEGLETARRLGFASIKINAVAVKGLTEPDIVPLAHFGREHGCQVRYIEFMPLDAQGLWDRSRVLLMEEMLRILAAEFGPLEPVPDPDPRAPALEYRFPDGRGTVGFIASVSRPFCLNCNRIRLTADGHLRYCLFALEETDVKRLLRGGASDDAIRETIRRTVSAKWLGHEIQQAGFVPPPRPMYAIGG from the coding sequence ATGCAGATCCAGCCAGAGCCCCTGACCGACGGCTACGGGCGTGTGCATGACAATCTGCGCGTCAGCGTCACCGACCGCTGCAACATCCGCTGCTTCTACTGCATGCCGGAGCGGGACGTGGAGTTCGTTCCGCGGGCCGAGATCCTGACGTTCGAGGAGATCGAGCGGTTTGTCCGCATCGCCGCCACGCTTGGCGTCCGCAAGGTGCGGATCACCGGCGGCGAGCCGCTGGTGCGGCGCGGCCTGGAGGAGCTGGTGCGGCGGCTGGCGGGGATCGAGGGCATCCAGGACATTGCGCTGACTACCAATGGGGTGCTGCTGGCCGAGCAGGCCGGGCGCCTTTACCGGGCCGGGCTGCGCCGGCTGAACGTTCACCTGGACACGCTGGACCGGGAGCGATTCCGCCAGATCACGCGCCGCGACGAGCTGGGCCGCGTGCTGGAAGGACTGGAAACGGCGCGGCGGCTGGGCTTTGCCTCCATCAAGATCAACGCGGTGGCGGTGAAAGGCCTCACCGAGCCGGACATCGTTCCGCTGGCGCATTTTGGCCGTGAACACGGCTGCCAGGTGCGCTACATCGAGTTCATGCCGCTGGATGCGCAGGGGCTGTGGGACCGGTCGCGCGTGCTGCTGATGGAGGAGATGCTGCGGATTCTCGCGGCCGAGTTCGGGCCGCTGGAGCCCGTGCCCGACCCCGACCCGCGCGCGCCGGCCCTGGAGTATCGCTTCCCGGACGGGCGCGGCACGGTGGGCTTCATCGCCAGCGTCAGCCGTCCGTTCTGCCTGAACTGCAATCGCATCCGCCTGACGGCGGACGGCCATCTCCGTTACTGCCTCTTCGCGCTGGAAGAGACCGACGTCAAGCGGCTGCTGCGCGGCGGCGCCAGCGACGACGCAATTCGCGAGACCATTCGGCGCACGGTGTCGGCCAAGTGGCTCGGCCATGAGATTCAGCAGGCCGGCTTCGTGCCGCCGCCGCGGCCGATGTACGCGATTGGAGGTTAA
- the rpoN gene encoding RNA polymerase sigma-54 factor — MSLISQRLQLGVKQQQILTPGLVQMVTVLQLNKLELREKIVQEIAENPVLEVNEDGEELTPEEVQALLEAERDPNPSDTEVLAVTRAAVEEAAEEAGELTRTGEGAAVGEAETESAPLEEGAAAEAEKAADPFEQVDFGDYFEEWMDPGFRAPGTEDPEKPSFELFLSAPVTLSEHLRQQLALVVLDDEVRAAADAIIGNLDETGYLSVPLEEIAASEGLSQAALEEALKAVQRLDPAGVGARSLQECLLLQLENRGARDGVAWQIVRDHLKLVESRSVKELARLLGRPQEHIEIALDVIRHLDPKPGLKYSGPGARQVEPDVYIFKNGDEYVIQIADEDLPPLRINGSYRRLLEPGQAADRATRNYVKERYQSALQLIRNIEQRRQTILKVCEAIVRRQREFLENGIDALRPMMIKEVAEEIGVHPSTVSRAVANKYAHTPQGVFELRFFFSEAVQGPSGGSIPLLTLKRMVKKMIEEEDPRRPLTDEQIAEALQGQGIQVTRRTVAKYREDMKIPSTHHRRVKD, encoded by the coding sequence ATGAGCCTGATCTCGCAGCGACTGCAACTGGGAGTCAAGCAGCAGCAGATCCTGACGCCCGGGCTCGTGCAGATGGTCACGGTGCTCCAGTTGAACAAGCTGGAGCTCCGGGAAAAAATCGTCCAGGAGATCGCCGAGAATCCGGTTCTGGAGGTCAACGAGGACGGCGAGGAGCTGACGCCTGAAGAGGTTCAGGCGCTGCTGGAAGCCGAGCGCGATCCGAACCCTTCGGACACGGAAGTCCTGGCGGTGACCCGGGCCGCGGTGGAAGAAGCGGCCGAGGAAGCCGGCGAGCTGACTCGCACCGGGGAAGGCGCCGCCGTGGGCGAGGCCGAGACAGAATCAGCCCCGCTCGAAGAGGGAGCAGCGGCCGAGGCCGAGAAAGCCGCCGATCCTTTTGAGCAGGTCGATTTCGGCGATTATTTCGAAGAATGGATGGATCCGGGCTTCCGCGCGCCGGGCACCGAGGATCCGGAAAAGCCCTCCTTCGAGCTGTTCCTTTCCGCGCCGGTGACGCTCAGCGAGCACCTGCGGCAGCAGTTGGCGCTGGTGGTGCTGGACGATGAAGTCCGCGCGGCGGCCGACGCGATCATCGGCAACCTGGACGAGACCGGTTACCTTTCGGTGCCGCTGGAAGAGATTGCCGCCTCGGAAGGGCTGTCGCAGGCGGCGCTCGAGGAAGCGCTGAAGGCGGTGCAGCGGCTGGATCCGGCTGGCGTGGGAGCGCGTTCGTTGCAGGAGTGCCTGCTGCTGCAACTGGAAAACCGCGGGGCGCGCGACGGGGTGGCGTGGCAGATCGTGCGGGACCACCTGAAGCTGGTCGAGTCGCGCAGCGTGAAGGAACTGGCGCGGCTGCTGGGCCGGCCGCAGGAACACATCGAGATCGCGCTCGACGTGATCCGGCATCTGGATCCCAAACCGGGGCTGAAGTACTCGGGGCCCGGGGCGCGGCAGGTGGAGCCGGACGTCTACATATTCAAGAACGGGGACGAGTACGTCATCCAGATCGCCGACGAGGACCTGCCCCCGCTGCGGATCAATGGCAGCTACCGCCGGCTGCTGGAACCGGGGCAGGCGGCCGACCGGGCGACGCGGAATTACGTCAAGGAGCGCTACCAGTCTGCGCTGCAACTGATTCGCAACATCGAACAGCGGCGGCAGACGATCCTCAAGGTGTGCGAAGCGATCGTGCGGCGCCAACGGGAGTTCCTGGAAAACGGCATCGACGCGCTGCGGCCGATGATGATCAAAGAGGTGGCCGAGGAGATCGGGGTGCACCCCTCGACGGTGAGCCGGGCGGTGGCCAACAAGTACGCGCACACGCCGCAGGGCGTCTTCGAGCTGCGGTTTTTCTTCTCCGAAGCGGTACAGGGCCCGTCGGGGGGATCGATCCCGCTGCTGACGCTGAAGCGGATGGTGAAGAAGATGATCGAGGAGGAGGATCCGCGCCGGCCCCTCACCGACGAACAGATCGCCGAAGCGCTGCAAGGGCAGGGGATCCAGGTGACACGGCGCACCGTGGCCAAGTACCGGGAGGACATGAAGATTCCCTCGACGCACCACCGCCGCGTGAAGGACTGA